One Comamonas endophytica DNA window includes the following coding sequences:
- the cysC gene encoding adenylyl-sulfate kinase, whose protein sequence is MAGSSGPSPNVVWQPGLLDEATRQRRNGHRGAVVWLTGLPGSGKSTLAFSAELQLHAQGFQTAVLDGDNLRHGLCADLGFSLEDRRENMRRVGEVARLFAAQGSVVLVALVSPLRAARDLMRARMPAGGFIEVHCDCPLTVCRQRDPKGLYAKAAQGLISDFTGVSSPYEVPLAPELVLHTAQEGHEASAQRLALFLLERLRQGAQ, encoded by the coding sequence ATGGCCGGCAGTTCCGGGCCATCCCCCAACGTCGTCTGGCAGCCCGGCCTGCTCGATGAAGCCACGCGCCAGCGGCGCAACGGCCACCGCGGCGCCGTGGTCTGGCTGACCGGCTTGCCCGGTTCGGGCAAGTCCACGCTGGCTTTTTCGGCCGAGTTGCAGCTGCATGCGCAGGGATTCCAGACCGCGGTGCTCGACGGCGACAACCTGCGCCACGGCCTGTGCGCCGACCTGGGTTTCTCGCTCGAGGACCGGCGCGAGAACATGCGCCGCGTGGGCGAAGTCGCCCGCCTCTTTGCCGCGCAGGGCAGCGTGGTCCTTGTGGCCCTGGTCTCGCCGCTGCGCGCCGCGCGCGACCTGATGCGGGCACGCATGCCTGCCGGTGGCTTCATCGAAGTGCATTGCGACTGCCCGCTGACAGTGTGCCGGCAGCGCGATCCCAAGGGCCTCTACGCCAAGGCTGCGCAAGGACTGATCTCGGATTTCACTGGAGTGAGCTCGCCCTACGAGGTGCCGCTGGCGCCGGAGCTGGTGCTGCATACGGCGCAGGAAGGGCATGAAGCTTCGGCGCAGCGGCTTGCGCTGTTTTTGCTGGAGCGCCTGCGCCAAGGCGCGCAGTAG
- a CDS encoding porin, with translation MKRQFLAFAALTAAAGAMAQSSSVTLFGVADVSVGHVSTAGKSVSGLASGGSASSRLGFRGEEDLGAGLKAGFWLEGGLDPDDGNAEGFGFDRRSTLSLSGAFGELRLGRDKTPTFLNMEHFHPFADAGLGAVNGHNLIDDSAAGTPDGSNPKRVSNSVSYLLPKMDGVYGQLTHSFGEQADDSRLSSSTAVRLGYAAGALDVGAAYGSVRGGTAAAGVNYRNFNIGASYKLGAFTPMLLVASERGDGSRVDLYSVGLKMALGQGELRAAYSMFEDKNRGDADSQRLALGYGYQLSKRTEVYTTVAHMRNDALAARALDSSLSRTPNAGRKVTGYEIGLRHNF, from the coding sequence ATGAAACGACAATTCCTCGCCTTCGCCGCCCTCACGGCCGCAGCCGGCGCCATGGCCCAAAGCTCCAGCGTGACCCTCTTCGGCGTGGCGGACGTCTCCGTGGGCCATGTCTCCACGGCCGGCAAGAGCGTCTCCGGCCTGGCCAGTGGCGGCAGCGCCAGCAGCCGCCTGGGTTTCCGGGGCGAGGAGGATCTGGGCGCGGGCCTGAAGGCCGGTTTCTGGCTCGAAGGCGGCTTGGACCCCGATGACGGCAATGCCGAGGGTTTCGGCTTCGACCGCCGTTCGACCCTCAGCCTGAGCGGCGCCTTCGGCGAGTTGCGCCTGGGCCGCGACAAGACGCCGACTTTCCTGAACATGGAGCATTTCCACCCGTTTGCCGACGCCGGCCTGGGCGCCGTCAACGGCCACAACCTGATCGACGACTCCGCCGCCGGCACGCCCGATGGCTCGAACCCCAAGCGGGTGTCCAACAGCGTGAGCTACCTGCTGCCGAAGATGGATGGCGTGTACGGCCAACTGACCCACAGCTTCGGCGAGCAGGCGGACGACAGCCGCCTGTCGAGCAGCACCGCCGTGCGCCTGGGCTATGCCGCGGGCGCGCTGGACGTGGGCGCCGCCTACGGCAGCGTGCGCGGCGGCACGGCCGCGGCGGGCGTGAACTACAGGAATTTCAATATCGGCGCGTCCTATAAGCTTGGCGCCTTCACCCCCATGCTGCTGGTGGCCTCGGAGCGCGGTGACGGCAGCCGCGTGGATCTGTACAGCGTGGGCCTGAAGATGGCGCTGGGCCAGGGCGAGCTGCGCGCGGCCTACTCCATGTTCGAGGACAAGAATCGCGGCGATGCGGACTCGCAGCGCCTGGCCTTGGGCTATGGCTACCAGCTGTCCAAGCGCACGGAGGTCTACACCACCGTGGCGCACATGCGCAACGACGCCCTGGCCGCACGCGCGCTCGACTCCTCGCTGAGCCGCACGCCCAATGCCGGCAGGAAGGTCACGGGTTACGAGATCGGGCTACGCCACAATTTCTGA
- a CDS encoding class 1 fructose-bisphosphatase — MSKRPSFTRYLVEQQRVDGRIPPQLRLLLEVVARACKRISFAVNKGELGDVMGSAGSENVQGEVQKKLDIIANEVLIEANEWGGHLAAMASEEMEGIYVVPNRYPQGEYLLTFDPLDGSSNIDVNVSIGTIFSVLKKPEGHPGVHDDDFLQCGSEQVAAGYCIYGPQTTLVLTVGDGVAMFTLDREQGSFVLVRENIRIPEDTKEFAINMSNMRHWDAPVKRYVDECLAGEEGPRGKNFNMRWIASMVADVHRILMRGGIFMYPWDQREPNKPGKLRLLYEANPMSWLIEQAGGAATNGKQRILDIKPTQLHERVSVILGSKNEVDRVTSYHSGI, encoded by the coding sequence ATGAGCAAACGCCCCAGTTTCACCCGCTATCTCGTCGAGCAGCAACGCGTCGACGGCCGCATCCCGCCCCAGCTGCGCCTGCTGCTGGAAGTCGTCGCCCGCGCCTGCAAGCGCATCAGCTTCGCCGTCAACAAGGGCGAGCTCGGCGATGTCATGGGCTCGGCCGGTTCCGAGAACGTGCAGGGAGAGGTGCAGAAGAAGCTCGACATCATCGCCAACGAGGTGCTGATCGAAGCCAACGAATGGGGCGGCCACCTGGCGGCCATGGCCTCCGAGGAAATGGAAGGCATCTACGTGGTGCCCAACCGCTACCCGCAAGGCGAATACCTGCTGACCTTCGATCCGCTGGACGGCTCCTCGAACATCGACGTCAACGTCTCGATCGGCACCATCTTCAGCGTGCTCAAGAAGCCCGAAGGCCACCCCGGCGTGCATGACGATGACTTCCTGCAGTGCGGCTCGGAACAGGTCGCGGCCGGCTATTGCATCTACGGCCCGCAGACCACCCTGGTGCTCACCGTGGGCGACGGCGTGGCCATGTTCACGCTCGACCGCGAGCAGGGCTCCTTCGTGCTGGTGCGCGAGAACATCCGCATTCCCGAGGACACCAAGGAATTCGCCATCAACATGTCGAACATGCGCCACTGGGACGCCCCGGTGAAGCGCTACGTCGACGAATGCCTGGCCGGCGAGGAAGGCCCGCGCGGCAAGAACTTCAACATGCGCTGGATCGCCTCGATGGTCGCCGACGTGCACCGCATCCTGATGCGCGGCGGCATCTTCATGTACCCCTGGGACCAGCGCGAGCCCAACAAGCCCGGCAAGCTGCGCCTGCTGTACGAAGCCAACCCCATGAGCTGGCTGATCGAGCAGGCCGGCGGCGCGGCCACCAACGGCAAGCAGCGCATCCTGGACATCAAGCCCACGCAGCTGCACGAACGCGTGAGCGTGATCCTCGGCTCGAAAAATGAAGTCGATCGCGTGACCAGCTACCATTCTGGTATATAA
- the pepN gene encoding aminopeptidase N, which yields MLREGQAKPTQRADYQAPAWWIDTVDLTFDLDPAKTRVLNRMRVRRNPAVAAKPLRLDGDELNLARVMVNGEGTSFKMDGSALVLENLPAGEEPVELEIFTTCAPAKNTKLMGLYVSEGTFFTQCEAEGFRRITYFLDRPDVMAMYSVTLRADKKLFPVLLSNGNLVESGDLQGPGNEGRHYAKWVDPHRKPCYLFALVAGELVAREQRITSRAGKEHLLQVYVRPGDLEKTEHAMNSLMASVAWDEARFGLPLDLDRFMIVATSDFNMGAMENKGLNIFNTKYVLANQATATDVDYANIESVVGHEYFHNWTGNRITCRDWFQLSLKEGLTVFRDQEFSMDLAGTPSARAVKRIEDVRVLRTVQFAEDAGPMAHPVRPDSYLEINNFYTVTIYEKGSEVVRMMHTLVGREGFAKGMALYFERHDGQAVTCDDFAQAIADANPDSELSARLEQFKRWYSQAGTPQVAASGVYSAEAQTYTLTLRQHCAPTPGQPEKLPFVIPVEVGLLTEDGVAQTVQLLDAAGAAGEPAASRLLVLSEPEQSFVFANVSMPPVPSLLRGFTAPVALHYDYSEEALLTLLAQDSDAFNRWEAGQQLAQRIALGAINNPAVVMHADGTIDQNLLPERFAEAMRSVLRHPELDAAYKELVLGLPSESYLSEQLEEVDPQRVHAVRETLRQQLAAALRDDWVWAFENHQDTGAYSPDPVSAGRRALTGMALHMLCLDARQTGDTVWPARAYQSFKDAANMTDRLNALSALVHSGHPLASNALARFHALFKTEALVLDKWFALQAGATDRGGQVLPAVKQLMQHPDFQLQNPNRARSVIFSFCNGNPGAFHRADAGGYRFWCERVIELDAINPQVAARLARALDRWKKLAEPYRSAAREAIARVAARPDLSNDVREVVTRALAD from the coding sequence ATGCTGCGTGAAGGACAAGCGAAACCCACACAACGCGCCGACTACCAGGCTCCGGCCTGGTGGATCGACACCGTGGACCTGACTTTCGATCTCGACCCGGCCAAGACCCGCGTGCTCAACCGCATGCGCGTGCGCCGCAACCCCGCCGTGGCGGCCAAGCCGCTGCGCCTCGATGGCGACGAGCTCAACCTCGCGCGGGTCATGGTCAACGGCGAAGGCACCTCGTTCAAGATGGACGGCAGCGCGCTGGTGCTGGAGAACCTGCCGGCGGGCGAAGAGCCCGTCGAGCTGGAGATCTTCACCACCTGCGCCCCGGCCAAGAACACCAAGCTCATGGGCCTGTACGTGAGCGAGGGCACGTTCTTCACGCAGTGCGAAGCCGAGGGCTTCCGGCGCATCACCTACTTCCTCGACCGTCCGGACGTCATGGCGATGTACAGCGTCACGCTGCGCGCCGACAAGAAGCTGTTCCCGGTGTTGCTGTCCAACGGCAACCTGGTCGAGAGCGGCGACCTGCAGGGCCCGGGCAACGAGGGCCGGCATTACGCCAAATGGGTGGACCCGCACCGCAAGCCCTGCTACCTGTTCGCGCTGGTGGCGGGCGAGCTCGTGGCGCGCGAGCAGCGCATCACCAGCCGCGCCGGCAAGGAACATCTGCTGCAGGTCTACGTGCGCCCGGGCGACCTGGAAAAGACCGAGCACGCGATGAACTCGCTGATGGCCAGCGTGGCCTGGGACGAAGCGCGCTTCGGCCTGCCGCTGGACCTCGACCGCTTCATGATCGTCGCCACCAGCGACTTCAACATGGGCGCGATGGAGAACAAGGGCCTGAACATCTTCAACACGAAGTACGTTCTGGCCAACCAGGCCACCGCCACCGACGTCGACTACGCCAACATCGAGAGCGTGGTCGGTCATGAATACTTCCACAACTGGACCGGCAACCGCATCACCTGCCGCGACTGGTTCCAGCTGAGCCTCAAGGAAGGCCTGACGGTGTTCCGCGACCAGGAGTTCAGCATGGACCTGGCCGGCACGCCCTCGGCGCGCGCCGTCAAGCGCATCGAGGACGTGCGCGTGCTGCGCACCGTGCAGTTCGCCGAGGACGCGGGCCCCATGGCGCACCCCGTGCGCCCCGACAGCTACCTCGAGATCAACAACTTCTACACCGTCACGATCTACGAGAAGGGCTCGGAAGTCGTGCGCATGATGCACACCCTGGTCGGCCGCGAAGGCTTCGCCAAGGGCATGGCGCTGTACTTCGAGCGCCATGACGGCCAGGCCGTCACCTGCGACGATTTCGCCCAGGCCATCGCCGATGCCAACCCGGACAGCGAGCTGAGCGCGCGCCTCGAGCAATTCAAGCGCTGGTACAGCCAGGCCGGCACGCCCCAGGTGGCGGCCAGCGGCGTCTACAGCGCCGAGGCCCAGACCTATACGCTGACGCTGCGCCAGCATTGCGCGCCCACGCCGGGCCAGCCCGAGAAGCTGCCCTTCGTCATTCCCGTCGAGGTCGGCCTGCTGACCGAGGATGGCGTGGCCCAGACGGTGCAGCTGCTCGATGCCGCAGGCGCCGCCGGCGAGCCGGCCGCCAGCCGTCTGCTGGTGCTGAGCGAGCCCGAGCAGTCCTTCGTGTTCGCCAATGTTTCAATGCCCCCCGTGCCCTCGCTGCTGCGCGGCTTCACGGCGCCGGTGGCGCTGCACTACGACTACAGCGAAGAGGCGCTGCTGACCCTGCTGGCGCAGGACAGCGATGCCTTCAACCGTTGGGAAGCCGGCCAGCAATTGGCGCAGCGCATCGCGCTGGGCGCGATCAACAACCCGGCGGTGGTGATGCATGCCGACGGCACCATCGACCAGAACCTGCTGCCCGAGCGATTCGCCGAGGCCATGCGCAGCGTGCTGCGCCATCCCGAGCTGGATGCGGCCTACAAGGAGCTGGTGCTGGGCCTGCCTTCGGAGAGCTATCTGTCCGAACAGCTGGAAGAAGTGGACCCGCAGCGCGTGCACGCGGTGCGCGAGACGCTGCGCCAGCAACTGGCCGCCGCGTTGCGCGACGACTGGGTCTGGGCCTTCGAGAACCACCAGGACACGGGTGCCTACAGCCCCGACCCGGTGTCCGCGGGCCGGCGCGCGCTGACCGGCATGGCGCTGCACATGCTGTGCCTGGACGCGCGCCAGACCGGCGACACGGTGTGGCCCGCGCGCGCCTACCAGAGCTTCAAGGACGCGGCCAACATGACCGACCGCCTCAATGCGCTGTCGGCCCTGGTGCACAGCGGCCACCCGCTGGCGAGCAACGCGCTGGCGCGCTTCCACGCGCTGTTCAAGACCGAGGCGCTGGTGCTCGACAAGTGGTTTGCGCTGCAGGCCGGCGCGACCGACCGCGGCGGCCAGGTGCTGCCGGCCGTCAAGCAGCTGATGCAGCACCCCGACTTCCAGCTGCAGAACCCGAACCGCGCGCGCAGCGTGATCTTCAGCTTCTGCAATGGCAACCCCGGTGCCTTCCACCGCGCCGACGCCGGCGGCTACCGCTTCTGGTGCGAGCGCGTGATCGAGCTCGATGCCATCAACCCGCAGGTCGCGGCGCGCCTGGCGCGCGCCCTCGACCGCTGGAAGAAGCTGGCCGAGCCCTACCGCAGCGCCGCGCGCGAAGCCATTGCCCGCGTGGCAGCGCGCCCGGACCTGAGCAACGATGTCCGCGAAGTGGTGACACGCGCCCTCGCCGACTGA
- the prfB gene encoding peptide chain release factor 2 (programmed frameshift) — protein sequence MEAERINLIGNTLEDLTQRAADLRRYLDYDAKYERLRTVNASLEDPAVWNDPKKAQELGKEKKLLDGVVLTLEKLANELADNTELFEMSREEDDEDGLRTIEAETEKLRPLVEELEFRRMFRHEADPLNCFVDIQAGAGGTEACDWASMLLRQYLKYAERKGFKAEVQEETPGDVAGIKSATIRIEGEYAFGLLRTETGVHRLVRKSPFDSSGGRHTSFASLFVYPEIDDSIEITINPSDVRTDTYRASGAGGQHINKTDSAVRLTHIPTGIVVQCQDGRSQHSNRDVAWQRLRSRLYDFEMRKRLEEQQKLEDTKTDVGWGHQIRSYVLDNSRIKDLRTNVEISATQKVLDGDLDAFIEASLKQGI from the exons ATGGAAGCAGAACGCATCAACCTCATCGGCAACACCCTCGAAGACCTGACGCAGCGCGCGGCCGACTTACGGAGGTATCTT GACTACGATGCCAAATACGAACGCCTGAGGACCGTCAACGCCTCGCTGGAAGACCCCGCCGTCTGGAACGATCCCAAGAAGGCCCAGGAACTGGGCAAGGAGAAGAAGCTGCTCGACGGCGTCGTGCTGACGCTCGAGAAGCTGGCCAATGAACTGGCGGACAATACCGAGCTGTTCGAGATGAGCCGCGAGGAGGACGACGAGGACGGCCTGCGCACCATCGAGGCCGAGACCGAGAAGCTGCGCCCGCTGGTCGAGGAGCTCGAGTTCCGCCGCATGTTCCGCCACGAGGCCGATCCGCTGAACTGCTTCGTCGACATCCAGGCCGGCGCCGGCGGCACCGAGGCCTGCGACTGGGCCAGCATGCTGCTGCGCCAGTACCTCAAGTACGCCGAACGCAAGGGCTTCAAGGCTGAGGTCCAGGAAGAGACCCCGGGCGACGTGGCCGGCATCAAGAGCGCGACCATCCGCATCGAGGGCGAGTACGCGTTCGGCCTGCTGCGCACCGAAACCGGCGTGCACCGCCTGGTGCGCAAGAGCCCCTTCGACTCCTCGGGCGGACGCCACACCAGCTTTGCCTCGCTGTTCGTGTACCCCGAGATCGACGACTCGATCGAGATCACGATCAACCCCTCCGACGTGCGCACCGACACCTACCGGGCCTCGGGCGCGGGCGGCCAGCACATCAACAAGACCGACTCGGCCGTGCGTCTGACACACATTCCGACCGGCATCGTGGTGCAATGCCAAGACGGCCGCAGCCAGCACAGCAACCGCGACGTGGCCTGGCAGCGCCTGCGCTCGCGCCTGTACGACTTCGAGATGCGCAAGCGCCTGGAAGAGCAGCAAAAGCTCGAGGACACCAAGACCGACGTCGGCTGGGGCCACCAGATCCGCTCGTACGTGCTGGACAACAGCCGCATCAAGGACCTGCGCACCAACGTCGAAATCTCGGCCACCCAGAAGGTGCTGGACGGCGATCTCGACGCGTTCATCGAAGCCTCGCTCAAGCAGGGCATATAA
- a CDS encoding methyl-accepting chemotaxis protein, which produces MTFFHNLKLANKLLASFAALLLLSASVGLFALLQLDLVNQTATDLTRQSLPAARALQDMKYQLQRHRAQLTQHLLAATPAEAETYEKTMPVLWDAVNRQHAGYAAFAKTPEEQQLLADIATDLKAYATHAAQILQLSREVQSEQAAYQLRGDSLKVTLAIQSKLEALDKINEARTESINARGDELFEAARWWIIGLLTGSVLLGFALALGIARAVSRPLQNAVKLAQQVAAGNLASRIEVHSRDETGQLLQALQDMNASLQRIVGQVRQGTDSMATASSQIASGNQDLSARTEEQASSLEQTAASMEELTATVKQNAANAQQANQLASAASQVAVRGGAAVSQVVQTMSDINASSRRIVDIIGVIDSIAFQTNILALNAAVEAARAGDQGRGFAVVASEVRTLAQRSASAAKEIKQLIDASVTKVEEGNGQVEQAGRTMEEIVTSVRRVTDIMGEITAASHEQTTGIEQVNQAIIQMDQMTQQNAALVEEAAAATDALQGQAAALSKVVSVFDLGQAAALAAAPANAPLAPAPKAAPARPAAAAAPAPGVAAAPMVAAPPARAVKPRPSQAPGSDGDWESF; this is translated from the coding sequence ATGACCTTCTTTCACAATCTGAAGCTTGCCAACAAGCTGCTTGCTTCCTTTGCCGCCCTGCTGCTGCTGTCCGCCAGCGTCGGCCTCTTCGCCCTGCTCCAGCTCGACCTCGTCAACCAGACTGCCACCGATCTGACGCGCCAATCGCTGCCCGCGGCGCGCGCGCTGCAGGACATGAAATACCAGCTGCAGCGCCACCGCGCGCAGCTCACGCAGCACCTGCTGGCCGCCACGCCTGCCGAGGCCGAAACCTACGAGAAGACCATGCCCGTCCTGTGGGACGCCGTGAACAGGCAGCACGCCGGCTACGCCGCGTTCGCCAAGACGCCCGAGGAGCAGCAATTGCTGGCCGACATCGCCACCGACCTGAAGGCCTATGCGACCCACGCGGCGCAGATCCTGCAGCTGTCGCGCGAGGTGCAAAGCGAGCAGGCGGCCTACCAGCTGCGCGGCGATTCGCTGAAGGTGACGCTGGCCATCCAGAGCAAGCTGGAGGCGCTCGACAAGATCAACGAAGCCCGCACCGAGTCCATCAATGCCCGTGGCGACGAGCTGTTCGAGGCTGCGCGCTGGTGGATCATCGGCCTGCTGACCGGCTCGGTGCTGCTGGGTTTTGCGCTGGCGCTGGGCATCGCGCGCGCCGTTTCGCGCCCGCTGCAGAACGCGGTGAAGCTGGCGCAGCAGGTGGCGGCGGGCAATCTCGCCAGCCGCATCGAGGTGCATTCGCGCGATGAGACCGGCCAATTGCTGCAGGCCCTGCAGGACATGAACGCCAGCCTGCAGCGGATCGTCGGCCAGGTGCGCCAGGGCACGGACTCGATGGCCACGGCCAGCAGCCAGATCGCCTCGGGCAACCAGGACCTGTCGGCGCGCACCGAGGAGCAGGCCAGCTCGCTGGAGCAGACCGCGGCCTCCATGGAGGAGCTCACCGCCACCGTCAAGCAAAACGCCGCCAACGCGCAGCAGGCCAACCAGCTGGCCAGCGCCGCCTCCCAGGTCGCGGTGCGCGGCGGCGCGGCCGTGTCGCAGGTGGTGCAGACGATGTCCGACATCAATGCCTCCTCGCGCCGGATCGTCGACATCATCGGCGTGATCGACTCGATCGCCTTCCAGACCAACATCCTGGCGCTCAACGCCGCGGTGGAAGCCGCGCGTGCCGGCGACCAGGGCCGGGGCTTTGCCGTGGTGGCCTCCGAGGTGCGCACCCTGGCGCAGCGCTCGGCCTCGGCGGCCAAGGAGATCAAGCAGCTGATCGATGCCTCGGTCACCAAGGTCGAGGAAGGCAACGGGCAGGTCGAGCAGGCCGGCCGGACCATGGAGGAGATCGTCACCAGCGTGCGCCGCGTGACGGACATCATGGGCGAGATCACCGCCGCCAGCCACGAGCAGACCACCGGCATCGAACAGGTCAACCAGGCCATCATCCAGATGGACCAGATGACGCAGCAGAACGCCGCGCTGGTCGAGGAAGCCGCCGCCGCGACCGATGCGCTGCAGGGCCAGGCCGCGGCATTGTCCAAGGTGGTGAGCGTATTCGACCTGGGACAGGCAGCGGCACTGGCCGCCGCGCCTGCCAACGCCCCCCTTGCGCCGGCGCCCAAAGCGGCCCCTGCCCGCCCCGCTGCCGCCGCCGCACCGGCCCCCGGCGTGGCCGCCGCGCCGATGGTTGCCGCCCCGCCCGCCCGCGCCGTCAAACCCCGCCCTTCGCAGGCGCCGGGCAGCGACGGCGACTGGGAAAGCTTCTGA
- a CDS encoding phosphotransferase — protein MNDFDQFVGTRPLPQQHAFDTTALSDWLARNIQDFEGPLNVEMFKGGQSNPTYRLVTPTQSYVLRAKPGPVAKLLPSAHAIEREFAVMCGLQDTDVPVPRMYALCEDESVMGRAFYVMEYMEGRVLWDQALPGMTPAERGAVYDEMNRVISALHAVKFAEHGLADYGKPGNYFERQIARWSKQYLASVTQPIPEMDHLMAWLPQHMPASACDAAQVSIVHGDFRLDNLVFHPSEPRVIAVLDWELSTLGHPLADFSYHCMGWHIPAAMGRGIGGIDLAALGIPDEQSYIRRYCERTGIAMPEALQADWNFYLAYNLFRIAAILQGIAKRVEAGTASSDQAKAAGDTARPMAELAWSFARKSRA, from the coding sequence ATGAACGACTTCGACCAATTTGTCGGCACCCGTCCCCTCCCGCAGCAGCACGCGTTCGACACCACCGCGCTGTCGGATTGGCTCGCGCGCAACATCCAGGACTTCGAAGGCCCGCTGAACGTCGAGATGTTCAAGGGCGGACAGTCCAACCCGACCTACAGGCTGGTGACGCCGACGCAAAGCTATGTGCTGCGCGCCAAGCCCGGGCCGGTCGCCAAGCTGCTGCCCTCGGCGCACGCCATCGAGCGCGAATTCGCCGTGATGTGCGGCCTGCAGGACACCGACGTGCCCGTGCCGCGCATGTACGCGCTGTGCGAGGACGAATCGGTCATGGGACGCGCGTTCTATGTGATGGAGTACATGGAAGGCCGGGTGCTGTGGGACCAGGCGCTGCCGGGCATGACTCCTGCCGAGCGCGGCGCGGTCTACGACGAGATGAACCGCGTGATCTCCGCGCTGCATGCGGTGAAGTTTGCCGAGCATGGCCTGGCCGACTACGGCAAGCCGGGCAACTACTTCGAGCGCCAGATCGCGCGCTGGAGCAAGCAATACCTGGCCTCGGTGACCCAGCCCATTCCCGAGATGGACCACTTGATGGCCTGGCTGCCGCAGCACATGCCGGCCAGTGCATGCGATGCGGCGCAGGTCTCCATAGTGCATGGCGACTTCCGCCTCGACAACCTGGTGTTCCACCCGAGCGAGCCGCGCGTGATCGCCGTGCTCGACTGGGAGCTGTCGACCCTGGGCCACCCGCTGGCCGATTTCAGCTATCACTGCATGGGCTGGCACATTCCGGCGGCCATGGGCCGAGGCATCGGCGGCATCGACCTCGCGGCGCTGGGCATTCCCGACGAGCAAAGCTATATCCGCCGCTATTGCGAGCGCACCGGCATCGCCATGCCCGAGGCGCTGCAGGCCGACTGGAATTTCTATCTGGCCTACAACCTGTTCCGCATCGCCGCCATCCTGCAGGGCATCGCCAAGCGCGTCGAGGCCGGCACGGCGTCGAGCGACCAGGCGAAAGCCGCAGGCGATACCGCACGTCCCATGGCCGAACTGGCCTGGTCCTTTGCACGCAAGAGCCGGGCCTGA
- a CDS encoding Crp/Fnr family transcriptional regulator — protein MDDPILTIEEREAINSGRWFTSLSPSLRHDILRCAYVKRYKDGALISARGEPPEEWIACARGAVRVSSTSISGKLITLTYVEPGIWFGDVAILDGDRRTHDAYAHGETTILCVSKADFKKILAAHAEFSEAMLRLHARRIRQLYGLVEDLNTLPLRARLAKQLLHLVRSYGVPSLSEAQEIRIGLQLAQEELAQLLGASRQRVNQELKSMERENTIRIEPGGLVVRDRPTLLRIAETEQ, from the coding sequence ATGGACGATCCGATTCTCACCATCGAAGAACGCGAAGCGATCAACTCCGGACGCTGGTTCACATCGCTTTCTCCCTCGCTGCGGCACGACATCCTGCGCTGCGCCTATGTCAAGCGCTACAAGGACGGGGCACTGATCAGCGCGCGCGGCGAGCCGCCGGAGGAGTGGATCGCCTGCGCCCGGGGCGCCGTGCGCGTGAGCTCGACGTCGATCTCCGGCAAGCTCATCACCCTGACCTATGTGGAGCCGGGCATCTGGTTCGGCGATGTCGCGATCCTCGACGGCGACCGGCGCACGCATGACGCCTATGCCCATGGCGAGACCACCATCCTGTGCGTGTCCAAGGCCGACTTCAAGAAGATCCTCGCGGCGCACGCCGAATTCTCCGAAGCCATGCTGCGCCTGCATGCGCGGCGCATCCGCCAGCTCTACGGCCTGGTCGAAGACCTCAACACCCTGCCGCTGCGCGCGCGCCTGGCCAAGCAGCTGCTGCACCTGGTGCGCAGCTATGGCGTGCCCAGCCTCAGCGAGGCGCAGGAGATCCGCATCGGGCTGCAGTTGGCCCAGGAAGAGCTGGCGCAGCTGCTGGGCGCCTCGCGCCAGCGCGTGAACCAGGAACTCAAGTCCATGGAGCGCGAGAACACCATCCGCATCGAGCCGGGCGGGCTGGTCGTGCGCGACCGCCCCACGCTGCTGCGCATCGCCGAAACCGAACAGTGA